One genomic region from Candidatus Methylomirabilota bacterium encodes:
- a CDS encoding molybdenum cofactor guanylyltransferase yields the protein MKITGVIQAGGKSTRMGGQPKALMDLGGRRIIERVAGVLAGAVDDLLIVTNMPELYAFLGLPMVPDVYPDHGSLGGIYSGLKAASGGAAFTVACDMPFLRREVVRLVVEHAPLGDVVIPRVGDQYETMHAAYQKSCLPHMEERLLAGRLKIVGFFDKVRVVVIDEAEIARYVDPAVVFMNVNTPEELERARALVRELA from the coding sequence ATGAAAATCACGGGCGTGATCCAGGCCGGTGGCAAGAGCACCCGCATGGGCGGGCAACCCAAGGCGCTGATGGACCTGGGCGGCCGACGGATCATCGAGCGCGTGGCCGGGGTGCTCGCGGGCGCCGTGGACGACCTGCTGATCGTCACGAACATGCCGGAGCTCTATGCCTTCCTGGGCCTGCCCATGGTGCCCGACGTCTATCCGGATCACGGCTCCCTGGGCGGCATCTACTCGGGCCTCAAGGCGGCCTCCGGCGGGGCGGCGTTCACCGTGGCCTGTGACATGCCGTTCCTGCGCCGCGAGGTCGTCCGTCTCGTCGTCGAGCACGCTCCGCTCGGGGACGTCGTGATCCCGCGCGTGGGCGATCAGTACGAGACGATGCACGCCGCCTACCAGAAGAGCTGCCTACCGCACATGGAGGAGCGGTTGCTGGCCGGGCGGCTGAAGATCGTGGGGTTCTTCGACAAGGTGCGCGTCGTCGTGATCGATGAGGCGGAGATCGCGCGGTACGTCGACCCCGCCGTCGTGTTCATGAACGTCAATACGCCCGAGGAGCTGGAGCGCGCGCGGGCGCTGGTCCGGGAGCTCGCCTGA
- a CDS encoding L-threonylcarbamoyladenylate synthase, protein MGTEVLKVDPANPDAAALQRGAAALKKGGLVAYPTETFYGLGAAALDGGAVRRIFEVKRRPESKPLLVLVDSVEMVERLAVISEPARRLMAQHWPGALTLVLPAQPSVPVEVTAGTGTVGVRLSLHPIARGLARALGGPVTAPSANRSDDPPPTTADAVLRDLDGAIALVLDGGPTAGGLASTVLDVTVDPPRVIRQGAVRVI, encoded by the coding sequence ATGGGCACGGAGGTCCTGAAGGTCGATCCCGCGAACCCTGACGCCGCTGCGCTCCAGCGCGGGGCGGCCGCGCTGAAGAAGGGCGGTCTGGTCGCCTATCCCACCGAGACCTTCTACGGCCTCGGCGCCGCGGCGCTGGATGGGGGGGCGGTGAGGCGGATCTTCGAGGTCAAGCGCCGCCCCGAATCGAAGCCGCTGCTGGTGCTCGTCGACTCGGTGGAGATGGTCGAGCGGCTGGCGGTCATCTCCGAGCCCGCCCGCCGACTCATGGCCCAACACTGGCCCGGAGCCCTGACGCTGGTGCTGCCCGCCCAGCCGTCGGTGCCGGTGGAGGTCACGGCGGGGACGGGCACGGTCGGCGTGCGGCTCTCGCTTCATCCGATCGCGCGCGGCTTGGCCCGAGCGCTCGGCGGACCGGTGACGGCGCCCAGCGCGAACCGGTCCGACGATCCTCCGCCGACGACTGCAGACGCGGTGCTGCGTGATCTGGACGGCGCGATCGCGCTGGTGCTCGACGGCGGCCCGACGGCCGGTGGGCTGGCCTCCACGGTGCTCGACGTCACCGTCGATCCGCCGCGCGTGATCCGCCAGGGCGCCGTGCGCGTGATATGA
- the purE gene encoding 5-(carboxyamino)imidazole ribonucleotide mutase, protein MRVGIVLGSDSDLEVMLEAVKVLDALEIGSEVVVASAHRTPQRTHDYAATAHARGLGVLIGAAGGAAALPGVLAAASPLPVIGVPIASTPLGGLDALLSIAQMPKGVPVATVAIGTWGAVNAAILAAQILAVADPAVSERLAAYRRRLAAEVDERARRVAERMKARE, encoded by the coding sequence GTGCGTGTCGGCATCGTGCTCGGCAGCGATTCGGACCTCGAGGTCATGCTGGAGGCAGTGAAGGTCCTCGATGCGCTCGAGATCGGCAGCGAGGTGGTGGTGGCCTCCGCCCATCGCACGCCCCAGCGGACCCACGACTACGCGGCGACGGCTCATGCGCGTGGCCTTGGCGTCCTCATCGGTGCGGCCGGCGGCGCCGCTGCGCTGCCCGGCGTTCTGGCGGCGGCCTCGCCGCTGCCCGTCATCGGCGTGCCCATCGCCTCCACCCCGCTCGGCGGCCTCGATGCGCTCCTGTCGATCGCCCAGATGCCCAAGGGCGTGCCCGTGGCCACGGTGGCCATCGGTACCTGGGGCGCGGTGAACGCCGCGATCCTGGCGGCGCAGATTCTGGCCGTCGCCGATCCCGCCGTGAGCGAGCGCCTGGCGGCCTACCGAAGGCGCCTGGCCGCCGAGGTCGACGAGCGGGCGCGCCGCGTCGCCGAACGGATGAAGGCACGCGAATAA
- the purD gene encoding phosphoribosylamine--glycine ligase: protein MKLLLVGGGGREHALAWKLAQSPLVDTLYAAPGNPGIARHAKCVPIKAEAHDELLAFAERERIDFTVVGPEGPLVAGLADRFTSRGLAVFGPTAAAAQIEGSKAFAKSLMKRYRIPTARFETFDDVRAAIDHCRGLSQPVVVKVDGLAAGKGVTVCQTAEEAAKAISAAMELRVFGDAGKKVVIEEFLRGGEVSFFALANGQAAVPLGAARDHKTVFDDDRGPNTGGMGAYSPVPGIDAAAEQQVMESIVDPTIAALAKDGMPYRGVLFVGLMMTGEGPKVLEFNCRFGDPECQALVVRLGSDLVPLLLAAARGDRLPERVAWRPEAAVCVTLASAGYPERYPMGLPIDGIDAAETVEGVRVFHAGTAERDGKLVTAGGRVLSVTATAPALREAIAHAYQAAARIRFDGVHYRTDIGRKGIG from the coding sequence ATGAAGCTGCTGCTGGTGGGCGGTGGGGGACGGGAGCACGCGCTGGCCTGGAAGCTCGCGCAGAGCCCGCTGGTCGACACGCTCTACGCCGCGCCCGGCAATCCGGGCATCGCGCGTCACGCGAAGTGCGTGCCCATCAAAGCCGAGGCCCACGACGAGCTCCTCGCCTTCGCCGAGCGCGAGCGGATCGACTTCACCGTCGTGGGGCCCGAAGGGCCGCTGGTCGCCGGACTCGCCGACCGCTTCACCTCGCGGGGGCTGGCCGTCTTCGGGCCGACCGCGGCCGCGGCGCAGATCGAGGGATCGAAGGCGTTCGCGAAGTCGCTGATGAAGCGCTACCGGATCCCCACCGCGCGATTTGAGACCTTTGACGACGTCAGGGCCGCGATCGACCACTGCCGAGGGCTTAGCCAGCCCGTGGTCGTAAAGGTCGACGGACTCGCCGCGGGTAAAGGCGTGACCGTGTGTCAGACGGCCGAGGAAGCGGCCAAGGCCATATCGGCGGCGATGGAACTCAGGGTATTTGGCGATGCCGGGAAGAAGGTCGTGATTGAGGAGTTCTTGCGTGGTGGGGAGGTCTCGTTTTTCGCCCTGGCCAATGGCCAGGCCGCGGTGCCTCTCGGCGCCGCACGAGATCACAAGACGGTCTTCGACGACGACCGTGGACCGAACACCGGCGGCATGGGGGCCTACTCGCCGGTGCCGGGGATCGATGCCGCGGCCGAACAGCAGGTGATGGAGAGTATCGTCGATCCCACGATCGCGGCGCTGGCCAAGGACGGTATGCCCTACCGCGGCGTGCTCTTCGTCGGGCTGATGATGACGGGCGAGGGACCGAAGGTGCTGGAGTTCAACTGCCGCTTCGGTGACCCGGAGTGCCAGGCGCTCGTGGTGCGGCTCGGGAGTGACCTCGTGCCGCTTCTGCTGGCCGCCGCGCGCGGTGATCGGCTGCCCGAGCGCGTCGCCTGGAGGCCCGAGGCGGCGGTGTGCGTGACGCTGGCCTCCGCCGGCTACCCGGAGCGCTACCCGATGGGCCTCCCCATCGACGGCATCGACGCCGCCGAGACGGTGGAGGGCGTGCGCGTCTTCCACGCGGGGACGGCCGAGCGCGACGGCAAGCTCGTCACGGCCGGCGGGCGCGTGCTGAGCGTGACGGCCACGGCACCCGCGCTCCGCGAGGCGATCGCACACGCCTACCAGGCGGCGGCGCGGATCCGCTTCGACGGTGTGCACTATCGCACCGACATCGGCAGGAAGGGGATCGGATAG
- a CDS encoding tetratricopeptide repeat protein, which translates to MARGPERIYGLRDLTRILSLTPRRLAQLRRLDLLRGDAGYTFRDLLALKAATALLDAGASVRQIREALLALRKQDPDLESPLAEVRFIVEGDRLLAQSERVRFDPRTGQTVLALDAGGLTKDAAATLATGLVRPLYPPAAQAETWFERASEWDADPGHWEDAIDAYRRVVALDPTYAAAWNNLGLLLHRMGRYEEARAAYTAALEQDPRCAEAAYNLGSLDEDCGDAEQAIVHYRRALELSPDYADAHFNLAAALARAGRNAEAVAHWQRYLELDSGSPWARIARAHLEVVEPPGGGPPE; encoded by the coding sequence ATGGCACGGGGTCCCGAACGGATCTATGGGCTCCGGGATCTGACCCGGATTCTGAGCCTCACGCCCCGGCGGCTGGCCCAACTCCGGCGGCTCGATCTGCTCCGCGGCGACGCCGGCTACACCTTCCGCGACCTCCTGGCGCTCAAGGCGGCCACCGCGCTGCTGGACGCGGGCGCATCGGTACGCCAGATCCGCGAGGCGCTGCTGGCGCTCCGGAAGCAGGACCCCGATCTGGAGAGCCCGCTGGCGGAGGTGCGCTTCATCGTCGAGGGCGATCGCCTCCTCGCTCAGTCCGAGCGCGTCCGCTTCGATCCCCGCACCGGGCAGACGGTGCTCGCGCTCGACGCCGGCGGCCTCACCAAGGACGCGGCGGCGACCCTCGCCACGGGGCTGGTCCGGCCGCTGTATCCGCCCGCCGCCCAGGCGGAGACCTGGTTCGAGCGGGCCAGCGAGTGGGATGCCGATCCCGGGCACTGGGAGGACGCCATCGATGCCTATCGCCGCGTGGTGGCCCTCGATCCGACCTACGCCGCCGCCTGGAACAACCTCGGGCTCCTCCTGCACCGGATGGGACGATACGAGGAGGCGCGGGCGGCGTACACGGCCGCGCTGGAGCAGGACCCCCGGTGCGCCGAGGCCGCCTACAACCTGGGATCGCTCGACGAGGACTGCGGCGATGCCGAGCAGGCGATCGTCCATTACCGGCGCGCGCTCGAGCTGTCGCCCGACTACGCCGACGCTCACTTCAACCTGGCGGCGGCGCTCGCCCGGGCCGGCCGCAACGCGGAAGCGGTCGCGCACTGGCAGCGGTACCTCGAGCTGGACTCGGGTAGCCCGTGGGCCCGCATCGCCCGCGCGCACCTGGAAGTCGTGGAGCCGCCTGGAGGGGGCCCGCCCGAATGA
- the purH gene encoding bifunctional phosphoribosylaminoimidazolecarboxamide formyltransferase/IMP cyclohydrolase, with protein sequence MKVRRALVSVHDKTGVVELARALRELGVELLSTGGTARLLRDSGVPVREVADVTGFPEMLDGRVKTLHPKIHGGILARRDSPEHAAALEQHGIPPIDLVVVALYPFEATVARPGVTRAEAIEQIDIGGPAMIRAAAKNHASVAVVTDPSQYAEVLGELRASGGALSDETRARLAQQAFRRTAEYDAAIAAHFSSEGAASLGGGLRLPSRSEGATPQARPEGATVPSETSPRTDCAGEAGARTEQFPERLRLEAERALGLRYGENPHQAAAFYRLLGGFPFGLGAMRQLHGPELGYNNLLDLSAALGLLLEFAEPAAVVVKHTNPCGAAVAATAGAAMAKAKASDPVSIYGGIVGVNRAFDPAVVRELAGIFVEILFAPAFVPEALEELRRTKKKCRVLQVPCERLPRLVEYRSVLGGLLVQAADAVDLDEKTLKTVTRRAPTPDEMAALGFAWRVAKHVKSNAIVLTTGDQVVGVGAGQMNRLDSARLAVMRAREAGLGTEGSVCASDAFFPFRDGLDVVAQAGVTAVIQPGGSLRDQEVIAAADERGVAMVFTGIRHFRH encoded by the coding sequence ATGAAGGTCCGGCGTGCGCTCGTGAGCGTTCACGACAAGACCGGTGTGGTCGAGCTGGCCAGAGCCCTCCGGGAGCTGGGGGTGGAGCTCCTCTCGACGGGCGGGACGGCTCGGCTGCTCCGGGACTCGGGGGTGCCGGTGCGCGAGGTCGCCGACGTCACCGGGTTTCCCGAGATGCTCGACGGTCGTGTCAAGACGCTCCATCCCAAGATTCACGGAGGCATCCTGGCCCGCCGGGACTCCCCCGAGCATGCGGCCGCGCTCGAGCAGCACGGGATCCCGCCGATCGACCTCGTCGTCGTGGCGCTCTACCCGTTCGAGGCCACGGTGGCGCGGCCCGGCGTCACGCGCGCCGAGGCGATCGAGCAGATCGACATCGGGGGTCCGGCCATGATTCGCGCCGCCGCCAAGAACCACGCGAGCGTGGCCGTCGTCACCGATCCCTCGCAGTACGCGGAGGTCCTGGGAGAGCTGCGGGCCAGCGGCGGCGCGCTTAGCGACGAGACGCGCGCTCGTCTGGCCCAGCAAGCGTTCCGGCGGACGGCCGAATACGACGCGGCGATCGCCGCTCATTTTTCTTCGGAGGGGGCCGCCTCCCTCGGAGGGGGGCTTCGCCTCCCATCCCGGTCGGAGGGGGCGACTCCACAGGCGCGCCCGGAGGGCGCGACGGTCCCCTCCGAGACCTCCCCCAGGACGGATTGCGCCGGCGAAGCCGGCGCTCGAACGGAGCAGTTTCCGGAGCGGCTGCGGCTCGAGGCCGAGCGGGCGCTCGGTCTGAGGTACGGCGAGAACCCCCACCAGGCGGCGGCGTTCTACCGCCTCCTCGGCGGGTTCCCCTTCGGGCTCGGCGCCATGCGGCAGCTGCACGGGCCCGAGCTCGGTTACAACAATCTGCTCGACCTCTCGGCGGCCCTGGGGCTGTTGCTCGAGTTCGCCGAGCCGGCGGCCGTCGTCGTCAAGCACACCAACCCGTGCGGTGCCGCGGTCGCCGCCACCGCCGGCGCCGCCATGGCCAAGGCGAAAGCGTCGGATCCGGTATCGATCTACGGCGGGATCGTCGGCGTCAACCGCGCCTTCGACCCGGCCGTCGTCCGGGAGCTCGCCGGCATCTTCGTCGAGATCCTCTTCGCGCCCGCCTTCGTTCCCGAGGCGCTGGAGGAGCTCAGGCGGACGAAGAAGAAGTGCCGTGTGCTCCAGGTACCGTGCGAACGGCTCCCGCGGCTCGTCGAGTACCGGAGCGTGCTCGGTGGTCTGCTGGTGCAGGCGGCGGACGCGGTCGACCTCGATGAGAAGACCCTCAAGACGGTCACCCGGCGCGCGCCCACTCCCGACGAGATGGCCGCGCTCGGCTTCGCCTGGCGGGTGGCCAAGCACGTCAAATCGAACGCCATCGTGCTGACCACAGGCGATCAGGTGGTCGGCGTCGGGGCCGGGCAGATGAATCGCCTGGACTCCGCGCGCCTGGCCGTCATGCGGGCGCGCGAGGCCGGGCTCGGCACCGAAGGCAGCGTCTGCGCCTCCGACGCGTTCTTCCCGTTCCGCGACGGTCTCGACGTCGTGGCTCAGGCCGGGGTCACGGCCGTCATCCAGCCGGGCGGCTCGCTCCGGGATCAGGAGGTCATCGCGGCGGCCGACGAGCGCGGGGTGGCGATGGTCTTCACCGGCATCCGTCACTTCCGCCACTGA
- the purN gene encoding phosphoribosylglycinamide formyltransferase, whose translation MKELLRVGVLASGRGSNLQAILDASARTDFPARVAVVVSDREGARALKIAAERGVPAVLLNPKDFGAREAYDAAITKVLEAHQVGLVCLAGFMRVLGPAFVRAWTGRIMNIHPSLLPAFPGLNAQRQALDHGVKISGATVHFVDEGVDTGPIILQSSVPVQPDDTEETLAARILAEEHRLYPQAVRLFAEGRLRIVGRRVIVGW comes from the coding sequence GTGAAGGAGCTTCTCCGGGTCGGCGTGCTCGCCTCCGGTCGCGGCTCGAACCTCCAGGCGATCCTCGACGCCAGCGCGCGCACCGACTTTCCGGCCCGGGTCGCCGTGGTCGTCTCCGATCGCGAGGGCGCCCGGGCGCTGAAGATCGCCGCCGAGCGGGGGGTGCCGGCCGTGCTCCTGAACCCCAAGGACTTCGGCGCCCGCGAGGCCTACGACGCCGCCATCACCAAGGTCCTCGAGGCGCATCAGGTCGGGCTCGTCTGCCTGGCCGGCTTCATGCGTGTCCTCGGACCGGCGTTCGTCCGGGCGTGGACGGGGCGGATCATGAACATCCACCCCTCGCTGCTGCCGGCCTTCCCCGGGCTGAACGCCCAGCGCCAGGCGCTCGACCATGGCGTGAAGATCTCGGGCGCCACCGTCCACTTCGTCGACGAAGGCGTGGACACCGGCCCGATCATCTTACAATCGAGCGTCCCCGTGCAGCCCGACGACACCGAGGAGACGCTGGCGGCACGGATCCTCGCCGAGGAGCACCGGCTCTATCCGCAGGCGGTGCGGCTCTTCGCGGAAGGGCGGCTTAGGATCGTCGGCAGGAGAGTGATCGTGGGATGGTGA
- a CDS encoding NAD(P)/FAD-dependent oxidoreductase: protein MSRIAVLGGGFAGLEAIRVLDRRLGPRQDVELLLVSDRNYLLFTPLLPQVASSLVEPRHIIQPIRDLRGARRFRFRRDQVLDIDLAARRVVLAEGTVAYDRLVIALGGTTPSFGIPGVEEHALPYKHLDDAILLRDHLIDLAEHADHEPDPDVRRRMLTVCVVGGGYTGVELVAELHDFFHSYVVPRYRGIEAGDYRLVVLEAGEEILRGVHPALAERAHRRLHREGIEVKTRTRVTRVLPGVVEVGGGESIAAGLIVWAAGVKGHPALAHLPVGHDRLGRIVVNSFLQIPGHPEVYGAGDAVSIEGKPQASIPIIPAALAHGRLVAENIVADLAGRALRPIDFAPRGMLVSLGEKDAVVEVMGFRFSGYPAWLFWNALHLLKLVGVRKQLQVALDWSLARFFPRDSAIMRQVPRCPICALHAAAPKERDAA, encoded by the coding sequence GTGAGCCGCATCGCGGTGCTGGGCGGCGGCTTCGCCGGGCTGGAGGCGATCCGCGTGCTGGATCGCCGGCTGGGCCCCCGGCAGGATGTCGAGCTGCTCCTGGTGAGCGACCGCAACTATCTGCTGTTCACCCCGCTGCTGCCCCAGGTGGCCTCCTCGCTCGTCGAGCCGCGCCACATCATCCAACCGATCCGCGACCTCCGCGGGGCCCGCCGATTCCGCTTCCGCCGCGACCAGGTGCTCGACATCGATCTGGCCGCGCGTCGGGTCGTCCTCGCCGAGGGGACCGTGGCCTATGACCGTCTGGTGATCGCGCTCGGCGGAACGACGCCGAGCTTCGGGATCCCCGGCGTCGAGGAGCACGCGCTCCCGTACAAGCACCTCGACGACGCCATCCTCCTGCGCGATCATCTGATCGACCTCGCCGAGCACGCCGATCACGAGCCCGATCCCGACGTCCGTCGGCGCATGCTGACGGTCTGCGTCGTTGGCGGCGGCTACACCGGCGTCGAGCTGGTGGCGGAGCTGCACGACTTCTTCCATTCGTATGTGGTGCCGCGCTACCGCGGCATCGAGGCCGGCGACTACCGCCTGGTCGTCCTCGAGGCGGGCGAGGAGATCCTGCGCGGCGTCCATCCCGCGCTCGCGGAACGAGCGCACCGGCGGCTGCACCGCGAGGGCATCGAGGTCAAGACCCGAACGCGCGTCACGCGGGTGCTGCCCGGCGTCGTCGAGGTAGGGGGTGGCGAGTCGATCGCGGCGGGCCTGATCGTCTGGGCCGCGGGCGTCAAGGGCCACCCGGCACTGGCCCACCTCCCCGTCGGCCACGATCGACTGGGGCGGATCGTCGTCAACAGCTTCCTCCAGATTCCCGGCCATCCGGAGGTCTACGGCGCCGGGGACGCGGTCAGCATCGAGGGCAAGCCCCAAGCCTCCATTCCCATCATCCCGGCGGCGCTGGCCCACGGGCGCCTGGTCGCCGAGAACATCGTGGCCGACCTCGCCGGCCGCGCGCTGCGGCCGATCGACTTTGCGCCGCGCGGGATGCTGGTGTCGCTGGGCGAGAAGGACGCCGTGGTCGAGGTCATGGGGTTCCGGTTCTCCGGCTACCCGGCCTGGCTCTTCTGGAACGCGCTCCACCTCCTGAAGTTGGTCGGCGTCCGCAAGCAACTCCAGGTGGCGCTCGACTGGTCCCTGGCCCGCTTCTTCCCGCGGGACTCGGCCATCATGCGACAGGTGCCACGCTGCCCGATCTGCGCCCTTCACGCCGCCGCCCCCAAGGAGCGCGACGCCGCGTGA
- the purM gene encoding phosphoribosylformylglycinamidine cyclo-ligase — protein MDRPTYRDAGVDIEAGDEAVRRIAPLARTTFRPEVIGGIGAFAGFVRVPQKFREPVLVSSTDGVGTKLKVAFMADRHQTVGIDLVAMGVNDLLVHGAEPLYFLDYIGIARLDPARVETIVRGVVEGCRRAGCALIGGETAELPDLYGPGEYDLAGFAVGVVEQSRIVDGARVRPGDILLGLASSGLHSNGYSLARRIVFDVLKLSIDAELPGTGRAVAAELLEPTRIYVRPILALLERMEVGAMAHITGGGIVGNVPRVLPEGCRALIHRKSWQVPAVFETLQRAGRVADAEMFRTFNMGIGYVVVVPAPHAEAAGAALAVAGETVHRLGEIVAGERGVELVA, from the coding sequence ATGGATCGACCGACCTACCGTGACGCCGGCGTCGACATCGAGGCCGGCGACGAGGCGGTTCGCCGCATCGCGCCGCTGGCCCGTACCACCTTCCGGCCGGAGGTCATCGGCGGCATCGGGGCCTTCGCGGGGTTCGTCAGGGTGCCCCAGAAGTTCCGCGAGCCGGTGCTGGTGTCGTCGACGGACGGCGTGGGCACGAAGCTCAAAGTGGCCTTCATGGCCGACCGCCACCAGACCGTGGGCATCGACCTGGTGGCCATGGGCGTCAACGACCTTCTCGTCCACGGCGCCGAGCCCCTCTACTTTCTGGATTACATCGGCATCGCGCGCCTGGACCCCGCGCGGGTGGAGACGATCGTGCGCGGGGTGGTCGAGGGGTGCCGGCGGGCGGGCTGCGCGCTGATCGGGGGGGAGACCGCCGAGCTGCCCGACCTCTACGGGCCGGGAGAATACGATTTGGCCGGGTTCGCCGTGGGCGTCGTGGAGCAGAGCCGCATCGTCGACGGCGCTCGCGTGCGACCGGGAGACATCCTGCTCGGGTTGGCATCGTCCGGCCTCCACTCGAACGGCTACTCTTTGGCGCGCCGGATCGTCTTCGACGTCCTCAAGCTGTCGATCGACGCCGAGCTGCCCGGAACGGGCCGCGCCGTCGCCGCCGAGCTGCTGGAGCCGACGCGGATCTACGTGCGCCCGATCCTCGCCTTGCTGGAGCGGATGGAGGTGGGAGCGATGGCGCACATCACGGGCGGCGGGATCGTCGGGAACGTTCCCCGCGTGCTGCCCGAGGGGTGTCGCGCCCTGATCCACCGCAAGTCGTGGCAGGTGCCGGCCGTGTTCGAGACGCTGCAGCGGGCCGGCCGGGTGGCCGACGCGGAGATGTTCAGGACCTTCAACATGGGGATCGGCTACGTGGTCGTCGTGCCGGCGCCGCACGCCGAGGCCGCCGGAGCGGCGCTCGCCGTCGCCGGCGAGACGGTGCACCGGCTGGGCGAGATCGTGGCCGGCGAGCGCGGCGTGGAGCTGGTGGCGTGA